A single region of the Selenomonas sp. oral taxon 920 genome encodes:
- the purD gene encoding phosphoribosylamine--glycine ligase, with amino-acid sequence MNILVIGSGGREHALFWKLKESPLTDSIYALPGNPGMGEQIDISATDNEAILKFAKEKEIGLVVVGPEIPLTNGLVDDLESAGIRAFGPRANAAELEGSKSFAKDLMKKYGIPTAHYEVFTEAEPARAYIRKEGAPIVVKADGLAAGKGVIVAMSEQEALDAIDTIMEDNTFGKAGTRVVIEEFMEGEEASLLAFTDGKIIRPMISAQDHKRALDGDKGPNTGGMGTYAPAPVMTPEMTERATEEILKPTIAAMAKEGRVYRGCLYLGLMITKDGPKVVEFNARFGDPETQVVLPLLDGDLVQIMCACSDGTLADVPIHWKSGAAVCVVLAAGGYPASYEKGHEIRGIRDAEDTGALVFHAGTAKQNGKIITNGGRVLGVVGMGEDIASAVKKSYAAVEKISFKDAYYRKDIAHRALRNR; translated from the coding sequence GTGAACATTCTTGTAATCGGATCAGGCGGTCGCGAGCACGCGCTTTTCTGGAAACTCAAAGAGAGTCCGTTGACGGACAGCATCTACGCCCTGCCAGGAAACCCAGGGATGGGGGAGCAGATCGACATCTCTGCAACGGACAACGAAGCCATCCTGAAATTTGCCAAGGAGAAAGAAATCGGGCTTGTGGTCGTCGGTCCCGAGATTCCTCTCACAAATGGGCTTGTGGACGATCTCGAGAGTGCAGGGATTCGTGCATTTGGTCCGCGCGCAAATGCGGCAGAGCTTGAGGGTTCAAAATCCTTCGCAAAGGATCTCATGAAGAAGTATGGGATTCCAACGGCACATTACGAAGTCTTTACTGAGGCAGAACCTGCGCGCGCATATATTCGCAAAGAGGGCGCGCCAATCGTTGTCAAGGCAGACGGACTTGCCGCAGGCAAGGGCGTCATTGTTGCCATGTCGGAGCAGGAGGCACTCGATGCCATAGATACAATCATGGAGGATAATACCTTCGGCAAGGCTGGAACACGCGTCGTTATCGAAGAGTTTATGGAGGGGGAGGAAGCGTCGCTGCTTGCCTTCACCGATGGGAAGATCATCCGTCCCATGATCAGCGCGCAGGATCATAAGCGTGCTCTGGACGGAGACAAGGGTCCGAACACGGGCGGAATGGGCACCTATGCTCCAGCCCCTGTCATGACACCGGAGATGACAGAACGTGCAACAGAGGAGATTCTGAAACCGACAATTGCCGCCATGGCAAAAGAGGGCAGAGTCTATCGCGGCTGTCTTTATCTCGGCCTAATGATTACAAAGGACGGACCAAAGGTCGTCGAGTTCAACGCACGCTTTGGTGATCCCGAGACACAAGTGGTTCTGCCTTTACTCGATGGTGATCTCGTCCAGATCATGTGCGCCTGTTCTGATGGAACACTCGCGGATGTGCCTATACATTGGAAAAGCGGGGCAGCCGTCTGTGTTGTCTTGGCGGCAGGCGGATATCCTGCATCCTATGAAAAGGGGCATGAGATTCGTGGGATCAGAGATGCGGAGGACACGGGCGCGCTTGTGTTCCATGCAGGAACGGCGAAGCAGAACGGAAAAATCATCACGAACGGTGGGCGCGTACTTGGAGTTGTCGGTATGGGGGAAGACATCGCATCTGCGGTGAAAAAATCCTACGCTGCGGTCGAGAAAATATCCTTTAAGGATGCCTATTATCGTAAGGACATTGCACATCGTGCATTAAGGAATCGCTGA
- a CDS encoding secretion protein HlyD, translated as MFCSIKETNRTHSRSYVEDLSTKRGRKRCAKMTWLNLSVLP; from the coding sequence ATTTTTTGTTCGATCAAGGAGACAAACCGGACGCATAGCCGAAGCTATGTGGAGGATTTGTCGACGAAGAGAGGGCGAAAAAGATGCGCCAAGATGACATGGCTGAATTTATCAGTGCTTCCTTAA
- the nikB gene encoding nickel ABC transporter permease, whose product MSAKAILMRLGQMIITLLGVSFLTFSLTFIAPGDPVDAILETGDTIVSQETIERTRHELGLDRPFHEQYLSWLNGVVHGDMGRSYSAKIPVQDKLLQNLPGTLLLAGTAVVMMLSISIPAGVISALYRNRWPDQVIRFFTFLGVSMPSFWVGLILLYVFGLKLGLFPIAGGEVSLDRMILPAFTLAILLSSKYTRQVRTAVLEELGQDYVTGLKARGMSMTRILIRHVLPNAFLPLITLLGLSIGWLLGGVAVIEIVFSWPGIGRVAVRAIEARDYPLLQGFVLWIATLYMFVNLIVDISYAYLDPRLRKGAKA is encoded by the coding sequence TTGAGTGCAAAAGCGATCCTGATGCGTCTGGGGCAGATGATCATTACCCTGCTGGGGGTCAGTTTTCTGACGTTCAGTCTGACATTCATTGCGCCGGGCGATCCTGTGGATGCGATTCTCGAAACCGGCGATACGATTGTATCACAAGAGACCATCGAGCGTACACGTCACGAGTTGGGGCTGGATCGACCGTTCCACGAACAGTATCTCAGTTGGCTGAACGGTGTGGTACACGGGGATATGGGGCGTTCCTACTCGGCAAAAATTCCGGTACAGGATAAACTCTTGCAGAATCTGCCGGGAACACTGTTGCTTGCGGGGACAGCGGTGGTGATGATGCTCTCGATCTCCATTCCGGCAGGAGTTATCTCAGCACTCTATCGTAATCGGTGGCCGGATCAAGTCATACGATTCTTCACCTTTCTCGGTGTCTCCATGCCGAGCTTCTGGGTGGGCCTTATTCTGCTCTATGTATTCGGTCTGAAGCTTGGACTTTTCCCGATTGCAGGCGGCGAGGTCAGCCTTGATCGTATGATTCTCCCTGCCTTTACACTTGCCATCCTGCTGTCATCGAAGTATACGCGTCAGGTGCGTACGGCGGTGCTTGAGGAGCTCGGGCAGGACTACGTCACGGGTCTCAAGGCACGCGGCATGTCGATGACACGCATCCTCATTCGTCACGTTCTGCCGAATGCCTTCCTGCCGCTCATCACACTGCTTGGGCTTTCCATTGGCTGGCTGCTCGGCGGGGTTGCCGTCATTGAGATTGTCTTTTCGTGGCCGGGCATCGGACGCGTTGCGGTGCGTGCGATCGAAGCACGCGACTATCCGCTCCTCCAGGGCTTTGTCCTCTGGATTGCAACACTCTATATGTTTGTGAACCTCATTGTTGATATATCCTATGCGTACCTTGATCCGAGACTCAGGAAGGGGGCGAAAGCATGA
- a CDS encoding ABC transporter substrate-binding protein, translating to MGKKKRWLTALLTGCMAAALLTGCGGGQSAGDKTTLKVGVTNFADSLEPTENAFGWVVMRYGMGETLTQFDEKMNIQPWLAESWEISDDKLTWTFKIRDVKFSNGRPLTAEAVKASLERAFAKNTRAATFFTYTNMTADGQILKITTDKPAPSMLGYLADPLFLIVDVESEKERNFATQGPICTGPYVCESFVKEKAVMKKNPNYWGGEVPYETVEIPSIDDPNTRAMALQSGEVDMAVNIAAGDLGLFNDTSKFHVDRIASLRTVLARINQKGILGDPKVRAAFISMTDRKSYNEVILKGTFIPGKAPVPPSLDYGFDQLTDPNAYNVDRANKLLDEAGWKDTDGDGIRDKDGKPLSVDFIIYNSRAELPIYAEAVQADAKKVGIDVKVKSVDYNLLDKIGINGEYDLLISNITTANTGDPEIYLNWYWRTNVNGNNPQNGSGYSNPEYDALCAQLAVEFDRAKRRQLMIDMQQILLNDGAALFLGYPETNIVSSTKITGAIMHPADYYWITSKIKPAK from the coding sequence ATGGGAAAGAAAAAACGATGGCTGACAGCACTGCTGACAGGCTGCATGGCAGCTGCACTGCTGACGGGCTGCGGCGGCGGTCAGTCTGCAGGGGACAAGACGACGCTGAAGGTTGGCGTAACGAACTTTGCAGACTCGCTCGAACCGACGGAAAATGCCTTCGGATGGGTCGTCATGCGCTACGGCATGGGCGAAACACTAACTCAGTTTGATGAGAAAATGAATATCCAACCGTGGCTTGCTGAGAGCTGGGAAATCAGCGATGATAAGCTGACGTGGACATTTAAGATTCGTGATGTCAAATTCTCGAACGGGCGCCCACTTACGGCAGAGGCGGTCAAGGCATCACTTGAGCGTGCGTTTGCAAAGAATACACGCGCAGCAACATTCTTCACGTATACAAATATGACTGCAGACGGGCAGATACTCAAGATTACAACGGATAAACCTGCACCGAGCATGCTCGGCTACCTTGCAGATCCGCTTTTTCTCATTGTCGATGTTGAGAGTGAGAAGGAGCGCAACTTCGCAACGCAGGGTCCCATCTGCACAGGTCCCTACGTCTGCGAATCCTTCGTGAAGGAAAAGGCCGTCATGAAGAAGAACCCGAACTATTGGGGCGGCGAAGTGCCGTATGAGACGGTCGAGATCCCGTCGATCGACGATCCGAACACGCGCGCAATGGCACTCCAGTCGGGAGAAGTCGATATGGCGGTCAACATCGCCGCAGGTGATCTTGGCCTCTTTAATGATACGTCGAAGTTCCATGTAGATCGTATCGCATCGCTGCGTACGGTTCTCGCACGCATTAATCAGAAGGGGATTCTCGGCGATCCGAAGGTACGCGCTGCGTTTATCTCAATGACAGATCGTAAGTCGTACAATGAGGTCATCCTGAAGGGAACCTTCATCCCGGGCAAGGCTCCTGTCCCGCCCTCTCTCGACTATGGCTTCGATCAGCTCACCGACCCGAATGCCTACAATGTCGATCGCGCGAATAAGCTCCTCGACGAGGCAGGCTGGAAGGATACGGATGGTGATGGCATCCGTGACAAGGACGGCAAACCGCTTTCCGTTGACTTTATTATCTACAACAGCCGCGCAGAGCTGCCGATCTATGCAGAGGCAGTACAGGCAGATGCCAAGAAGGTCGGTATTGACGTAAAGGTAAAGTCTGTCGATTACAATTTGCTCGACAAAATTGGAATCAACGGAGAGTACGATCTTCTGATTTCCAATATTACCACGGCAAATACGGGTGATCCCGAGATCTACCTCAACTGGTACTGGCGCACGAACGTGAACGGCAACAACCCGCAAAACGGCTCCGGTTACAGCAACCCCGAATATGATGCACTCTGCGCACAGCTTGCCGTTGAGTTTGATCGTGCAAAACGCCGTCAGCTGATGATCGACATGCAGCAGATTCTGCTGAATGATGGAGCTGCATTGTTCCTCGGCTACCCCGAGACAAACATCGTCAGCTCGACCAAGATCACGGGTGCGATTATGCATCCTGCGGATTACTACTGGATCACGAGCAAGATCAAACCTGCGAAGTAA
- the nikC gene encoding nickel transporter permease: MTRDQLLFRIYTGIILLIVLVAICAPLISSYDPYESQIQNSLLPPSAEHYFGTDKLGRDIFTRILYGARISITMALTVVIISSGLGTLIGVISAYVGGKVDNAIMRLTDVFLAFPGIVLAIAIAGVLGGSAVNAVLAVVIVGWTKYARLARSMTLKVKQQDFLAAAITNGTRPLAMIRRHILPNIIPIIIVTAALDIGALMMELAGLSFLGFGAQPPTPEWGLMLNEGRQLIQTAPWLMIFPGLAIVFVVAVFNLWGDSLRDIMDPRKAN, from the coding sequence ATGACGCGGGATCAACTGCTGTTTCGTATCTATACAGGCATCATCCTGCTGATTGTGCTTGTCGCCATCTGTGCACCGCTGATCTCGTCATACGATCCATATGAGTCGCAGATTCAGAATTCTCTCCTGCCGCCATCCGCTGAGCATTACTTTGGCACAGATAAGCTCGGGCGCGATATCTTTACGCGTATTCTCTACGGTGCACGCATCTCGATTACGATGGCGCTCACAGTTGTCATCATCTCGTCAGGACTTGGCACATTGATCGGTGTGATCTCTGCCTATGTGGGCGGTAAGGTGGACAATGCCATCATGCGTCTGACCGACGTGTTCCTTGCATTTCCGGGCATCGTGCTTGCCATTGCGATTGCCGGCGTGCTCGGCGGGAGTGCAGTCAACGCAGTGCTCGCCGTTGTTATTGTAGGCTGGACAAAGTATGCACGTCTTGCACGCAGTATGACGTTGAAGGTTAAGCAGCAGGATTTCCTAGCTGCTGCAATTACAAATGGTACACGACCGCTTGCGATGATTCGTCGGCATATCCTGCCGAATATCATACCGATTATCATTGTGACCGCCGCACTCGACATCGGCGCACTCATGATGGAGCTTGCGGGGCTCTCCTTCCTCGGATTTGGCGCACAGCCGCCGACACCGGAGTGGGGGCTCATGCTGAATGAGGGGCGTCAGCTGATCCAGACGGCACCCTGGCTTATGATCTTCCCCGGACTGGCGATCGTATTCGTCGTCGCGGTATTTAATCTTTGGGGAGATAGTCTGCGGGATATTATGGACCCGCGCAAGGCAAATTAA
- a CDS encoding MATE family efflux transporter codes for MLTSYDKNYLRIGLPAALEGVLMIFLSNADIIMVGSLGTGAIAAVSIFSQPRMMLLTVARSVASAVTILIAERFGRDQHDAYGDILKKTIVLVFVVLGLAHIGFFIYLDAILLWMGAQQDYLSDAMIYGLWTLPAVFITSVTTLMQAVMFGRGESMRVLSINIQGNVVNVILNALLIFGLGPFPQLGVLGAALGTIGGTLWSTYLTLRVLYAWGIFAQGNYRLTRTYLREFLSVFGGIFSEQGFERIGMVVYTRMVAELGTIPYAIHAIAMNFCDFYYSFCNGMGKASTVLAGHNRDSHKQNEWRRYLWTGMRWSLIFSVIVFLITFLLREEIFAVYARDAALLPLGSLIIAYVAAVSFPEAYQMVCAGILRASGKTSQVAAYSFISITVLRPIITYIFLYECNMGLEGAWLSLALDQSIRAICAAILLRKVYHERNSTHALNLC; via the coding sequence GTGCTGACATCCTATGACAAAAATTATCTGAGAATAGGCCTTCCTGCCGCACTGGAAGGTGTCCTGATGATCTTTCTGAGCAATGCGGACATCATTATGGTTGGCAGTCTGGGAACGGGTGCCATTGCTGCCGTCAGCATCTTTTCACAGCCACGTATGATGCTCCTGACGGTTGCACGTTCAGTCGCGTCGGCCGTCACCATACTGATTGCGGAGCGATTTGGCCGCGATCAGCACGACGCCTATGGTGATATTCTCAAAAAAACAATCGTTCTTGTTTTTGTTGTCCTTGGACTCGCACATATCGGATTCTTCATCTATCTCGATGCAATTCTCCTGTGGATGGGTGCACAGCAAGACTATCTCTCCGATGCGATGATCTACGGGCTCTGGACGCTGCCCGCTGTCTTCATCACCTCCGTGACGACGCTCATGCAGGCGGTCATGTTTGGACGCGGGGAGTCCATGCGTGTTCTCTCGATCAACATACAGGGGAACGTCGTCAACGTCATCCTCAATGCTCTCCTGATCTTTGGACTTGGGCCATTCCCACAGCTCGGCGTTCTTGGTGCTGCGCTTGGAACAATCGGCGGAACACTTTGGTCAACCTATCTCACCCTGCGCGTACTCTATGCATGGGGGATCTTTGCACAGGGAAATTATCGTCTGACGCGCACCTATCTGCGTGAATTCCTCAGCGTATTCGGCGGTATCTTCAGTGAGCAGGGATTTGAACGCATCGGCATGGTCGTCTACACCCGCATGGTCGCGGAACTGGGGACGATTCCGTATGCCATCCATGCAATAGCAATGAACTTCTGTGATTTCTATTACAGCTTCTGCAATGGGATGGGAAAAGCAAGCACGGTTCTCGCCGGACACAACCGAGACAGCCATAAGCAGAATGAATGGCGCCGCTATCTCTGGACGGGGATGCGCTGGAGTTTGATTTTCTCCGTCATTGTATTCCTCATAACCTTCTTACTGCGCGAGGAAATCTTTGCCGTCTATGCGCGTGATGCAGCTCTCCTACCTCTTGGCAGCCTGATTATCGCATACGTCGCAGCGGTCAGTTTTCCAGAGGCGTACCAGATGGTCTGTGCCGGTATTCTGCGCGCAAGCGGAAAGACATCACAGGTAGCAGCCTATTCCTTTATCAGTATAACGGTACTGCGGCCGATTATCACCTATATTTTCCTCTATGAGTGCAATATGGGACTTGAGGGTGCATGGCTTTCACTAGCACTCGATCAGAGTATACGCGCCATCTGTGCAGCCATACTCCTGCGTAAGGTATATCATGAAAGAAATTCCACGCATGCATTGAATCTATGTTAA